A single Sutterella megalosphaeroides DNA region contains:
- a CDS encoding sigma-54-dependent Fis family transcriptional regulator, with protein MSLSELHPHRLWEALTGSLRLDVVLHRTLLALREEGVPVDGIFVNVLRAERGRIEFLAEAGPEGGRTMYDVIELSPETLALRHRDDFATRRVADLSEDPFTRAVAPAYFPEIRSFVMMRLHIETQHLGVMCFWSRKPRAFEPRHEALLESFRVLFALNVGFAAAIRLRRANEQLMTENLALSEALKHEGKESVLSRLLRTTPSAAEIAELLRQAARFDVPVLITGESGTGKEVVANTVHRMSARRDAPFVRVNCSAIPEPLMESEFFGHEAGAFTNAVKRHIGFFEEANGGTLFLDEIGELPHSMQAKLLHALQNQCVRRVGGTVEVPVNVRIIAATNRNLEALVRSGAFRLDLYYRINVLPVRLKPLRERTVDIEPLLNLFLSEFAKAYGLRDVPPLLPAALREAEEKLWPGNVRQLRNVAARTLMALPEVIEHLAYSGDEDAEPGDEPETLRRGARSGDARTPELAWSEPGDTMSEAPQGSQTSREVVLRETLSSLTFEEVQRCYFEALLAQTNGRVAGEHGAARLSGLNANTLRSRLRRLGFERFERS; from the coding sequence ATGTCACTCTCCGAACTTCACCCGCATCGCCTATGGGAGGCTCTCACAGGGTCGCTCCGTCTTGACGTCGTGCTGCACCGCACGCTTCTCGCGTTGCGCGAGGAAGGGGTGCCCGTCGACGGAATTTTCGTCAACGTCCTTCGCGCCGAGCGCGGGCGAATCGAATTCCTGGCCGAAGCGGGTCCCGAGGGCGGGCGCACGATGTACGACGTGATCGAACTCTCGCCCGAGACGTTGGCGCTTCGCCATCGCGACGACTTTGCGACCCGGCGCGTTGCCGATCTTTCGGAAGACCCCTTCACGCGCGCCGTTGCTCCCGCCTACTTTCCCGAGATCCGCAGTTTCGTGATGATGCGGCTTCACATCGAAACGCAGCACCTCGGCGTCATGTGTTTCTGGAGCCGCAAGCCCCGAGCGTTCGAGCCCCGGCACGAGGCTCTGCTCGAATCCTTCCGCGTGCTTTTCGCTCTCAACGTGGGGTTTGCGGCGGCTATTCGACTGCGGCGCGCGAACGAGCAGCTCATGACGGAAAACCTCGCTCTTTCCGAAGCGCTCAAGCACGAAGGGAAAGAATCCGTCCTCTCGCGCCTTTTGCGCACGACCCCGTCCGCGGCGGAAATCGCCGAACTCCTGCGACAGGCGGCGCGCTTTGACGTGCCCGTGCTCATCACGGGCGAATCGGGCACCGGCAAAGAGGTGGTCGCCAACACCGTGCACCGCATGTCCGCCCGACGCGACGCGCCCTTCGTGCGCGTCAACTGTTCGGCGATTCCCGAGCCCCTGATGGAAAGCGAATTTTTCGGGCACGAAGCGGGCGCCTTCACGAACGCCGTGAAGCGCCACATCGGCTTTTTCGAAGAGGCGAACGGCGGCACGCTATTTCTCGACGAAATCGGAGAGTTGCCTCATTCGATGCAGGCGAAGCTCCTTCACGCGCTTCAGAACCAGTGCGTGCGCCGCGTAGGCGGCACGGTCGAAGTGCCCGTCAACGTGCGGATCATCGCGGCAACGAACAGGAACCTCGAAGCGCTCGTCCGATCGGGTGCGTTCCGACTCGACCTCTACTACCGAATCAACGTGCTGCCCGTGCGGCTCAAACCCCTCCGAGAGCGTACGGTCGACATCGAGCCGCTTCTCAACCTCTTTCTTTCGGAATTTGCGAAGGCCTACGGGCTGCGGGACGTCCCGCCCTTACTTCCCGCAGCGCTTCGCGAGGCGGAGGAAAAGCTCTGGCCCGGGAACGTTCGGCAACTGCGCAACGTCGCCGCCCGAACGCTCATGGCGCTCCCCGAAGTGATCGAACACCTCGCCTATTCGGGCGACGAAGACGCCGAGCCCGGCGACGAGCCCGAAACCCTTCGGAGAGGCGCCCGGTCCGGCGACGCACGCACGCCGGAGCTCGCATGGAGCGAGCCGGGCGACACGATGTCCGAAGCGCCGCAAGGATCGCAAACGTCCCGTGAGGTTGTCCTCCGGGAAACGCTTTCCTCCCTCACCTTCGAAGAAGTGCAACGGTGCTACTTCGAAGCGCTCCTTGCGCAAACGAACGGTCGGGTGGCGGGCGAACACGGTGCGGCGCGGCTCTCGGGCCTCAACGCGAACACGCTCCGAAGCCGCCTGCGGCGACTCGGGTTCGAGCGGTTCGAGCGCTCGTGA
- a CDS encoding flavocytochrome c: MTSRRRLIIGGALGSAAALAGNVAQAATNAKPKFDKVYDIIVVGSGFAGLAAALEARLGGAEVLLIEKMPAFGGNSAINGGAFSVAGSPLQKKFGIEDSTDRMLADMIKSGRGLSHVDLLKMVVEGSLPAYEFTLRHGVKYKDFVQHFGGHSVPRTLQTVESTGGGITRPLTESCRKHGVELHLHAKMEDFVRAEDGRVIGLTVRERYQFPKEDSGVLQTYGARKGVIMATGGFSRNLWFRRQQDPSLDERLDSTNHPGATGEGLLKMFAIGGAPVQVDQIQLGPWCSPDERGFGLVSQFNTIAGFPMGIMVDVRTGKRFCNELADRKERTDAILGLMEDGKPVYPVCFTDSKGVEKAQTLKNGLKYGVIKAFDTIEDLAKAYGIPADALVEQVKRFNAMVADKNDTEFHRALDLAIQLDKPPFYACRVWPKVHYCMGGVGITAKAEVYSVEGKVIPGLYAAGEVTGGTHGASRLGGCAIADGLVMGRVAADNCLKMKPVAL, from the coding sequence ATGACCTCCCGCCGTCGCCTCATCATCGGCGGAGCGCTCGGCTCGGCCGCGGCTTTGGCCGGCAACGTCGCGCAGGCCGCAACGAACGCGAAGCCCAAGTTCGACAAGGTGTACGACATCATCGTCGTCGGCTCGGGTTTTGCGGGGCTTGCCGCCGCGCTCGAAGCGCGACTCGGCGGCGCCGAAGTGCTTCTCATCGAAAAAATGCCCGCCTTCGGCGGCAATTCCGCGATCAACGGCGGCGCGTTCTCGGTTGCGGGTTCCCCCTTGCAGAAGAAGTTCGGGATCGAAGACTCGACCGACCGGATGCTTGCCGACATGATCAAGTCGGGGCGCGGTCTCTCGCACGTGGACCTTCTGAAGATGGTGGTCGAAGGGAGCCTGCCCGCTTATGAATTTACGCTCCGCCACGGCGTCAAGTACAAGGACTTCGTGCAGCACTTCGGCGGCCACTCCGTGCCGCGCACGCTCCAGACGGTTGAAAGTACCGGGGGCGGCATCACGCGTCCGCTCACGGAATCCTGCCGCAAGCACGGCGTGGAACTCCACCTCCACGCGAAGATGGAAGACTTCGTTCGCGCCGAAGACGGCCGCGTGATCGGTCTCACGGTGCGCGAACGCTACCAGTTCCCGAAGGAAGATTCGGGCGTTCTGCAGACCTACGGCGCCCGCAAGGGCGTGATCATGGCGACGGGCGGCTTCTCGCGCAACCTTTGGTTCCGCCGTCAGCAGGATCCGAGCCTCGACGAACGCCTCGACTCGACGAACCACCCCGGTGCGACGGGCGAAGGCCTCTTGAAGATGTTCGCGATCGGCGGTGCCCCGGTTCAGGTCGACCAGATCCAGCTCGGCCCCTGGTGCTCGCCCGACGAACGCGGCTTCGGGCTCGTCTCGCAGTTCAACACGATCGCCGGCTTCCCGATGGGGATTATGGTCGACGTGCGTACGGGGAAGCGCTTCTGCAACGAACTCGCCGACCGCAAGGAACGTACCGACGCGATTCTCGGCCTCATGGAAGACGGGAAGCCCGTCTACCCCGTGTGCTTCACGGACTCGAAGGGCGTCGAAAAGGCCCAGACCCTGAAGAACGGCCTCAAGTACGGCGTCATCAAGGCCTTTGACACGATCGAAGACCTCGCGAAGGCCTACGGCATTCCGGCGGATGCCCTCGTCGAACAGGTGAAGCGCTTCAACGCGATGGTGGCCGACAAGAACGACACGGAATTCCACCGTGCGCTCGACCTCGCGATTCAGCTCGACAAGCCTCCCTTCTACGCCTGCCGCGTCTGGCCGAAGGTGCACTACTGCATGGGCGGCGTCGGCATCACGGCGAAGGCCGAAGTCTATTCGGTCGAAGGGAAGGTGATCCCAGGGCTTTATGCCGCGGGCGAAGTCACGGGCGGCACGCACGGCGCTTCGCGCCTCGGCGGCTGCGCCATTGCGGACGGTCTCGTCATGGGCCGCGTCGCCGCGGACAACTGCCTCAAGATG